The Synechococcus sp. CC9605 sequence CCCCCGCTGTTAGCACCAGCTTTGCCTCAACACTGGCTCCGCTTCTGAATGGGGGGTTGGTGAGCCTGGACTTGCCGGGGAAAGGGTTGATTGTGAACGTAGGGCCGAAAACGGCATCGAGGGAAAACGCCATGAAACGGCTGCTCAAGGAATTCACAGATTTTTTCTTCACCAAGGGCAATGTCTTGGCCCTGGCCATCGCCGTGGTCGTGGGTGATCAGGTTTCAGCGATCACCAAAAGCCTGTCCACCGACCTTTTGATGCCGCTGATCAATCCATTCATCCCCCATGGCAGCTACAAGGACCTCGCCATCCCCTACTTCGGCGGGCCCATCGCTATTGGCAAAGTGCTCGACACCTTCGTTTCGGCCATGCTTGTGGCCTGGGCCCTGTTCATCATCATTCAGGCCACGAAGCGATTCGAGCGCATCTCTCAGCGGGACAACATTCCGGCCGACTGAAGACGTGAATCCGTTCGATCAACCGTGTTCGGCCTGAAACGAAAGAGTGCTTCCCTACCGGAATGTTACAACCCACACAACCCCGTTCAGCAGTTGTGATGGCTTGAGCCAGCAACCAGCAGGAACGTTCAACCTGTGCCCCACGGAACCCATGCAACAGCGGTAGGCCTGAAAAGCTGCCGCAAGTTTCGACAGAACTGATGCGGATCCTGCGTTATCGCGGCAACAGCTACGCCAGCCCTGAA is a genomic window containing:
- a CDS encoding MscL family protein, translated to MKRLLKEFTDFFFTKGNVLALAIAVVVGDQVSAITKSLSTDLLMPLINPFIPHGSYKDLAIPYFGGPIAIGKVLDTFVSAMLVAWALFIIIQATKRFERISQRDNIPAD